GTAGCAGCCATCAAGTACGCCCGCGGCCTCGATGAGGTCGATCCGGTGAAAATCGCCCTGTGGGGCACCTCCCTGAGCGGCGGACACGTCATCGTCACCGCGGCCAGGGACCACCGGATCGCCTGTGTCGTCGCGCAGGTCCCCCTGCTGGCCGGGGGTGCGGGAGGCCTGGAAGTCGTGAAAAGATTTGGCCTCGGTCACATACTCCGGATGTCATTCGGACACGGACTGCGTGATCTGGTCCGATCCTGGTTCGGTCTCTCGCCCCACAAGGTACCTATCGCCGGAAAATCAGGTACTATCGCCGCGTTGGCCGATGCCGGCGCCTGGGACGCTTTCTGTAAGCTTGCGCCGGATGATTTCATCAACGAAGTCTGTGCTCGCATCCTTATTCGAATGGACAAATACCATCCGATCAAACATGCCGCCCAAGTGCACTGCCCGGTCCTGCTGCAGGTATGTGAAAAGGACATCGGCATTCCATTGAGCATCGTTGAGAAAGCCGAGCAGCGGCTGGGGCAGCTGGCGGAGGTCATCCGCTACCCCATCGACCACTTCGATATCTATCTGGGGGAGAACTTCGAGAAAGCGGTAAGCGACCAGCTTGAGTTTTTCAAGAAGCACCTTTGATGGATGCCTCCGGGACCATCTGATCCAACCTCCCTCTAGCCCTGCGCGGTGCCAAACACCGGAAGCCGCGCAGCTCCGGTGCAGGTGAGCTCGTTGATATTTTCATGTTTGCATTCCTATGAGCATTTCCTATTATTGGAAGAAGGAAGATGGGTATCTGATGAATTTTTCCCATAAAAGAAATTTCAATTATTACAGTTATGTTTTTCTATTCTGGGCTTATCCAGCTCTGCTGTTTGCGGAATCCTATTTTGTTGCACCTGACGGGAGTGACTCCGATCCGGGTTCGCTCGACCAACCCTTCAAGACACTGATCCCGGCGATTGCAGCCTGCGCTGCCGGAGATACGATCTACCTGCGCGGCGGTGTGTATGAATACGACGCTAGCGTAACGATCGACAAAAGCGGAGAAGCGGGCAGTCCGATCAAGATCTGGGCCTATCAGCATGAAATCCCGATACTCGATTTCGAAAAGGCCGGGACCGGAAGCAGCGCACGGGGCATTACACTAAGTGCTGATTACTGGCATTTATGCGGTTTAATCATCCAGTATGCGGGAGATAATGGCATTCATGTCTATGGTTCGCATAATGTTTTGGAGCAAGTAACGACGCGTTATAACCAGGATTCAGGCACGCAGTTATCAAATGGCGCATCATTCAATCTCATTTCAAATTGTGATTCCTATCTTAACTATGATCCGGCCAATCACGGCGAGAACGCCGACGGTTTCGCCGCCAAGTTCGACCTGGCAGAAGGAAATGTCTTCCGGGGGTGTCGGGCGTGGAGCAATTCCGATGACGGCTGGGATTTCTGGGAAGCGGGCAATGGAGTCACGGTGGAGGATTGCTGGGCTTTCCGCAACGGCGAGAATATTTGGAATGATCCCGAGTTCGCCGGGGACGCAAACGGATTTAAGCTCGGTCACGGCAGCGGTGCCCATATTTTGATTCGCTGCCTGGCTTTTGATCATCAGAAACATGGAATTGATGTAAACGGCAATCTCAGCGGAGTACAGGTATATAACTGCACCTGCAATAAAAACGAAGGTAAGAATTTCTATTTTGATGAGCACAGTGACAGTCATGTTCTACGTAATAATCTCTCATTTGATGGTGGTGAAACCATCTATCTTGAAGTCGATGATGAATACAATTCGTGGAATGGCTTTTTGGTTACGGAAAGTGATTTTATCAGCCTGGATTCCACCGGTGTAACGGGACCGCGGGACGAGAACGGCGGACTGCCTCAACTTGATTTCCTCCATCTGGCGGAGGGGAGCAGCCTGATCGATGCGGGGGTTGATGTGGGGTCGCCTTTCGAAGGTCCGGCTCCCGATCTAGGCGCTTTCGAATTCAGCAGCATTACAGAAATTGTTTCGCACGCCAGTCAACAACCGGAACAATTTGCAGTGTTACAGAATTACCCCAATCCATTCAATCCGGTCACAACCTTGCAGTACGATCTGCCAGGGGCAGCGGTGGTGACCATCATCATCTATACCATCCATGGCGGTGAGGTGGCTCGATTGATCGAAGGGTATATGGCCCCCGGTTACCATCAAACAAAATGGAATGGCAGGGACAAAAGTGGTCGGGAAGTCCCCTCTGGCATCTACATCGCCCGGCTGGTGACGCCGGAGTACAGCCAAGCGATCAAGATGGTGTTATTGAAATGATCGCCAGGTTAAATCCGCTTGCTGTGGGATGCAACAGTGGATTCTTCCCACTACGCGGGACAAGTAATACGCTGTTTCCTCACAAAGAAGATCCATCGTTTCAATGAGGCGTAGCTGATCGTATCAAGTCCCGATTGTTTGTCCCTCACTACAGCTCATAGCATATTACTTGACATCTTAAGATAATCTTTGTATCCTTTATCAATGTTGGGAAGAAACACCCTTTGGACAAGGGATTGATGACACCTCAGCACAGCGAGGCAATCATTGGAAACAGAAATCCGTATGCTCCAGAGAGCTGGTACTGGACTGGCGAGATCAACTCGGAGAAGATTTACTACGTGGTGAATCGAAGTGGTGGAACGATAGGTGACCACTGCATCCCAACGAGATACGAAAGTTATCAATTAACCAGC
This genomic stretch from Candidatus Neomarinimicrobiota bacterium harbors:
- a CDS encoding right-handed parallel beta-helix repeat-containing protein, encoding MNFSHKRNFNYYSYVFLFWAYPALLFAESYFVAPDGSDSDPGSLDQPFKTLIPAIAACAAGDTIYLRGGVYEYDASVTIDKSGEAGSPIKIWAYQHEIPILDFEKAGTGSSARGITLSADYWHLCGLIIQYAGDNGIHVYGSHNVLEQVTTRYNQDSGTQLSNGASFNLISNCDSYLNYDPANHGENADGFAAKFDLAEGNVFRGCRAWSNSDDGWDFWEAGNGVTVEDCWAFRNGENIWNDPEFAGDANGFKLGHGSGAHILIRCLAFDHQKHGIDVNGNLSGVQVYNCTCNKNEGKNFYFDEHSDSHVLRNNLSFDGGETIYLEVDDEYNSWNGFLVTESDFISLDSTGVTGPRDENGGLPQLDFLHLAEGSSLIDAGVDVGSPFEGPAPDLGAFEFSSITEIVSHASQQPEQFAVLQNYPNPFNPVTTLQYDLPGAAVVTIIIYTIHGGEVARLIEGYMAPGYHQTKWNGRDKSGREVPSGIYIARLVTPEYSQAIKMVLLK
- a CDS encoding alpha/beta hydrolase; the encoded protein is MGLENYAIRYQEAGFAALAFDFRHLGESGGEPRQLVWIPYQQEDYVAAIKYARGLDEVDPVKIALWGTSLSGGHVIVTAARDHRIACVVAQVPLLAGGAGGLEVVKRFGLGHILRMSFGHGLRDLVRSWFGLSPHKVPIAGKSGTIAALADAGAWDAFCKLAPDDFINEVCARILIRMDKYHPIKHAAQVHCPVLLQVCEKDIGIPLSIVEKAEQRLGQLAEVIRYPIDHFDIYLGENFEKAVSDQLEFFKKHL